In the genome of Leptotrichia sp. HSP-536, the window GTGAAAAAATATCAAGTGGGATACTATCGATAAAATACAGACATTTGCACAACAGCTTTGGAACTTTAAAATTTCAGGACAGCATAGAAGATTTTGTAAGAGTGGGAATTATACTTTATGGAGGAGTTACAGATGAAGAAACGGCTCCGTATAAATTTAAGCCAGTAATGTCTCTTTTGGCAAAAATTAGCTATATAAAGACATTAAAGGAAGATAGTTTTATAAGTTATGGAAATACTTATAAAGGAAAAGCTGGAAAGACCTATGCTACAGTTTCCATCGGATATGCTGACGGAGTAAGGCGTGATTTGTCAAATAAAGGCTATGTTTTTTACAAAGGGCATAAATGTGAAATTGTAGGACGTGTCTGTATGGATCAGCTTATGATTTTACTTCCTGAAGAGTTGAAGGATGTGGCTAAAAAAGGTGATATTGTGGAATTTTTTGGGGAAAATATAAGTGTTGTGGAAGTTGCGAATTTATGTAATACAATTTCGTATGAAATTATGTGTGGAATAAGTCAAAGAGTGCCTAGAATTTATGTGGAAAAATAGAGGTAGGAAAAATGATACTGGATATTGGATTTATAATATTGCTGATAATATTTATTCTTCTTGGATATAAAAGGGGATTTTCATTAGAGTTCTTTAATATGTTTAAATATATTTTGATTATTTTTATTACGAATTGTATTTATAAGTTTTTTTTTGATTCGGAAAAAATAAAATCGAGAAATCAATTGAAGATATTTATTATTATGGTTGTAATCCAGTATATTGTTTATTCTGTTATTTTAATAATGAATAGGGAGTTCTTGAAAACTATAAAAATAAAAAGATTTGATAAATTTTCTGGAATGATTTTTGGAATATTTAAAATAATTTTT includes:
- a CDS encoding CvpA family protein: MILDIGFIILLIIFILLGYKRGFSLEFFNMFKYILIIFITNCIYKFFFDSEKIKSRNQLKIFIIMVVIQYIVYSVILIMNREFLKTIKIKRFDKFSGMIFGIFKIIFVIIITYIVVISGSLNSKRIRSIRDKSVSVKFVTKYALRYLDSFPSFINNNVESYVIKKRENQIINDVLSNYKKLEIEEFKNSRTID
- the alr gene encoding alanine racemase, with amino-acid sequence MRCWAEININNLYSNIDEIEKIVAKDKIIAVIKADAYGHGMLKICDALIKKGIKNFAVATSDEALKIKELHNDIMVLILGPVENEYMDLIADKNIYFMVTDFEEIEYLEKIGKEKVKTTDVFIKIDTGMGRVGFQESEVEDLNKILKNSSYINPIGIFSHFSSSDSDKDYTKLQESKFKAMCEKISSGILSIKYRHLHNSFGTLKFQDSIEDFVRVGIILYGGVTDEETAPYKFKPVMSLLAKISYIKTLKEDSFISYGNTYKGKAGKTYATVSIGYADGVRRDLSNKGYVFYKGHKCEIVGRVCMDQLMILLPEELKDVAKKGDIVEFFGENISVVEVANLCNTISYEIMCGISQRVPRIYVEK